From a single Miscanthus floridulus cultivar M001 chromosome 8, ASM1932011v1, whole genome shotgun sequence genomic region:
- the LOC136477531 gene encoding LRR receptor kinase SERK2-like, translated as MAAAGRWWAVVLAVAVLLGPGRVVANTEGDALYSLRQSLKDTNSVLQSWDPTLVNPCTWFHVTCNNDNSVIRVDLGNAQLSGVLVPQLGQLKNLQYLELYSNNISGTIPPELGNLTNLVSLDLYMNNFSGSIPDSLGNLLKLRFLRLNNNSLVDQIPVSLTNISTLQVLDLSNNNLSGQVPSTGSFSLFTPISFANNPNLCGPGTSKPCPGAPPFSPPPPFNPPSPPTQSTGASSTGAIAGGVAAGAALVFAVPAIAFAMWRRRKPEEHFFDVPAEEDPEVHLGQLKKFSLRELQVATDNFSNKNILGRGGFGKVYKGRLADGSLVAVKRLKEERTPGGELQFQTEVEMISMAVHRNLLRLRGFCMTPTERLLVYPYMANGSVASRLRERQPSEPPLIWETRRRIALGSARGLSYLHDHCDPKIIHRDVKAANILLDEDFEAVVGDFGLAKLMDYKDTHVTTAVRGTIGHIAPEYLSTGKSSEKTDVFGYGIMLLELITGQRAFDLARLANDDDVMLLDWVKGLLKEKKVEMLVDPDLQNAYEEIEVENLIQVALLCTQGSPLDRPKMSEVVRMLEGDGLAERWDQWQKVEVVRQEAESAPLRNDWIVDSTYNIRAVELSGPR; from the exons atggcggcggcggggaggtggTGGGCGGTGGTCCTTGCTGTGGCGGTGCTGCTCGGGCCGGGACGGGTCGTCGCCAacaccgagg GTGATGCTCTGTACAGCCTGCGGCAGAGCTTGAAAGATACtaacagtgtcttgcagagttgGGATCCCACTCTTGTTAACCCATGTACATGGTTCCATGTTACGTGTAACAACGATAACAGTGTTATCAGAGT TGACCTTGGAAATGCACAATTATCTGGCGTCCTAGTGCCACAACTTGGTCAGCTAAAAAATCTCCAATATTT GGAGCTTTACAGCAACAACATAAGTGGGACAATACCCCCTGAACTGGGGAACTTGACTAACCTGGTCAGTTTGGATCTGTATATGAACAACTTCTCTGGCAGTATCCCTGACAGCCTGGGGAATCTATTGAAGCTGCGTTTCCT ACGTCTTAACAACAACAGCTTGGTTGATCAAATTCCTGTATCCTTGACCAATATCTCCACTCTCCAAGTACT TGATCTCTCGAACAACAACCTCTCAGGACAAGTCCCATCAACAGGCTCCTTTTCACTCTTCACCCCTATTAG TTTTGCCAACAACCCAAATCTTTGTGGCCCTGGTACTTCGAAGCCCTGCCCTGGGGCTCCTCCCTTTTCCCCGCCGCCTCCATTCAATCCTCCATCTCCCCCAACCCAATCAACTG GTGCCTCTAGCACTGGAGCAATTGCTGGAGGGGTTGCTGCTGGTGCAGCATTGGTGTTTGCTGTTCCTGCAATTGCATTTGCAATGTGGCGCCGTCGTAAACCTGAAGAGCATTTCTTCGATGTTCCTG CCGAGGAGGATCCAGAAGTCCATCTTGGTCAGCTCAAAAAGTTTTCATTGCGGGAGCTTCAAGTTGCAACTGATAATTTCAGTAACAAGAACATTTTAGGAAGAGGTGGTTTTGGAAAAGTGTACAAGGGAAGGCTTGCTGATGGCTCTTTGGTAGCAGTGAAAAGACTAAAAGAGGAGCGGACACCTGGTGGTGAGCTTCAGTTCCAAACAGAGGTTGAGATGATTAGCATGGCAGTGCACAGGAACCTTCTCAGACTTCGTGGTTTCTGCATGACACCTACTGAACGGTTGCTAGTCTACCCATACATGGCTAATGGGAGTGTGGCATCACGTTTACGAG AGCGCCAGCCATCTGAGCCACCTCTTATATGGGAAACAAGAAGACGGATTGCACTTGGATCTGCAAGAGGACTTTCTTACTTGCATGATCACTGTGATCCGAAAATCATCCATCGGGATGTCAAAGCTGCAAATATTCTTTTGGATGAGGACTTTGAGGCAGTTGTGGGTGATTTCGGGCTTGCCAAGCTTATGGACTACAAGGATACCCATGTCACAACTGCTGTTCGTGGAACAATTGGACACATTGCTCCTGAGTACCTATCCACTGGCAAGTCCTCTGAAAAGACTGATGTTTTTGGCTATGGGATCATGCTTCTGGAGCTTATTACTGGCCAGAGGGCATTTGATCTTGCTCGTCTTGCAAATGATGACGATGTTATGCTTCTTGATTGG GTGAAAGGACTGCTGAaggagaagaaggtggagatgcTGGTGGACCCAGATCTGCAGAACGCCTACGAGGAGATCGAGGTGGAGAACCTGATCCAGGTGGCACTCCTCTGCACGCAGGGCTCCCCGTTGGACCGGCCAAAGATGTCGGAGGTGGTGAGGATGCTGGAAGGTGATGGATTGGCAGAGCGTTGGGACCAGTGGCAGAAAGTGGAGGTGGTGAGGCAGGAGGCTGAGTCCGCACCGCTACGCAATGACTGGATCGTCGACTCCACGTACAACATTCGTGCCGTGGAGCTGTCCGGCCCAAGGTAG